In one Methylocaldum szegediense genomic region, the following are encoded:
- a CDS encoding polysaccharide pyruvyl transferase family protein: MENRRPRTGILTFHRCINYGSYWQARCLVEALRSRGHEAVILDHDAWRIKRAEWACALRPVLPTPVPVSDYPLYGLKLFKFVRAISALPRSPPFDPESGNTDEYFDYVIVGSDEVWNLTHPWYGGCSFFFGEGIRTRRLVSYAASFGNYDGSKGLELVWADRLRRFDAISVRDENSRAIVESALGFEPELVLDPCLQFMPEAEAAWHEPNRPFVAVYGHNFSEAFARETRRWAQSRGYPLVSLGYRNDWADRQRITAGPQDFAHAMARAEAVATNFFHGCVFALRHAKPFACERSPYRSTKIENLMTMIGGEKHLLSEHATANDFGAALSEPLASSMLERIEHFRRKSDHYLARALG; this comes from the coding sequence ATGGAGAACCGAAGACCAAGGACGGGCATCTTGACCTTCCATCGCTGCATCAATTACGGCAGCTATTGGCAGGCGCGCTGCCTGGTGGAGGCTCTGCGCTCGCGCGGGCATGAGGCCGTCATCCTGGATCACGATGCCTGGCGGATCAAACGCGCCGAATGGGCGTGCGCGCTCCGGCCGGTCCTGCCGACCCCGGTTCCGGTCTCGGACTATCCGCTCTACGGTCTAAAGCTGTTCAAATTCGTGCGGGCCATATCCGCGTTGCCGCGTTCGCCGCCCTTCGATCCCGAAAGCGGAAATACCGACGAGTACTTCGACTACGTGATCGTCGGCAGCGACGAGGTCTGGAATTTGACCCATCCGTGGTACGGCGGGTGTTCCTTCTTCTTTGGAGAGGGTATCCGCACGCGACGGCTGGTCTCGTATGCCGCGAGCTTCGGAAATTACGACGGGTCGAAAGGACTCGAGCTGGTTTGGGCGGACCGGTTGCGCCGGTTTGACGCGATCTCGGTTCGTGACGAGAACTCCCGGGCGATTGTCGAAAGCGCTCTCGGCTTCGAACCGGAACTGGTGCTCGATCCCTGTCTTCAATTCATGCCGGAAGCCGAGGCCGCCTGGCACGAGCCGAACCGGCCTTTCGTGGCGGTTTACGGGCATAACTTCTCGGAAGCGTTCGCTCGTGAAACCCGCCGCTGGGCCCAGTCGCGCGGCTATCCTCTGGTCAGCCTGGGCTATCGAAACGACTGGGCCGATCGGCAACGGATCACGGCCGGGCCGCAGGATTTCGCCCACGCCATGGCCCGTGCCGAAGCGGTGGCGACCAATTTCTTCCACGGCTGCGTTTTCGCGCTGCGCCATGCAAAACCTTTCGCCTGCGAACGCTCACCGTACCGGTCCACCAAAATCGAAAACCTGATGACGATGATCGGCGGCGAGAAACACTTGTTATCGGAACACGCGACGGCGAACGATTTCGGCGCAGCCTTGAGCGAGCCTTTGGCGTCCTCGATGCTCGAACGGATCGAGCATTTCCGTCGAAAGTCGGACCATTATCTCGCTCGTGCGCTGGGTTGA
- a CDS encoding acyl-CoA dehydrogenase family protein — MHEPVPIQELFGKAERLAAAFAETAVERDKAGGTAKAERDRLRESGLLNLIIPTEYGGYGLDWYDTLRIVRIISAADSSLGHLFGFQHLLLATVRLFGDQWPHYYRETVRGRWFWGNALNPLDTRARIVADGRHWLLHGIKSFCSGAMDSDQLVVSGISDQDGKLIVAVIPSDREGIRINSDWDNMGQRQTDSGTVEFHEVRIYDHEILRNPGPLGSLYASLRSLIAQLVLTNIYLGIAEGALTEARAYTRSQSRAWFLSGVESPTKDPYVLQKYGEFWVELNAASLATDHAAHLLDAAWQKEDELTAEERAETALATATAKVLATRAGLDVTQRLFEVTGARATTSAAGFDRFWRNLRTHSLHDPVDYKLLDLGEWVLNERPPVPSFYS, encoded by the coding sequence ATGCACGAGCCCGTACCGATTCAAGAATTGTTCGGCAAGGCCGAGCGACTGGCGGCGGCTTTCGCCGAAACCGCGGTCGAACGGGACAAAGCCGGAGGAACCGCCAAAGCCGAGCGCGACCGGCTACGCGAGAGCGGCCTGTTGAACCTGATCATCCCGACCGAATACGGGGGCTATGGTCTCGATTGGTACGACACCTTGCGCATCGTCCGCATCATCTCGGCGGCCGACAGCTCGCTGGGCCATCTGTTCGGTTTTCAGCACCTGTTGCTGGCTACGGTGCGGCTATTCGGCGACCAGTGGCCGCATTATTACCGGGAGACGGTCCGGGGCCGCTGGTTCTGGGGCAATGCCCTGAATCCTCTGGACACCCGCGCCCGCATTGTCGCCGACGGCCGCCACTGGCTGCTGCACGGCATCAAGAGCTTCTGCTCGGGCGCCATGGATTCGGATCAGCTGGTCGTGTCGGGAATCTCCGATCAGGACGGTAAGCTGATAGTTGCGGTCATCCCGTCCGACCGGGAAGGAATCCGGATCAATTCCGACTGGGACAACATGGGACAGCGCCAAACCGACAGCGGCACCGTGGAATTCCACGAGGTTCGCATCTACGACCACGAGATCCTCAGGAATCCAGGGCCTTTAGGCAGCCTGTATGCGAGTTTGCGTTCGCTAATCGCGCAACTGGTCCTGACCAATATTTATCTCGGCATCGCCGAAGGCGCACTGACGGAAGCCAGGGCTTACACTCGCAGCCAGTCCCGTGCCTGGTTTCTTTCCGGCGTAGAGAGCCCTACCAAAGACCCTTACGTGCTGCAGAAATATGGCGAATTCTGGGTGGAACTGAATGCCGCGTCGCTCGCGACCGACCATGCCGCCCACTTGCTGGATGCCGCCTGGCAGAAGGAAGACGAGCTGACCGCCGAGGAGCGCGCCGAAACCGCCTTGGCCACGGCTACCGCCAAAGTGCTCGCCACTCGTGCGGGACTGGACGTGACCCAGCGCCTGTTCGAGGTGACCGGCGCACGGGCTACCACCTCGGCGGCGGGTTTCGACCGGTTTTGGAGGAACCTCCGCACACATTCTCTCCACGATCCGGTCGATTACAAACTACTCGATCTCGGGGAATGGGTTCTGAACGAACGTCCGCCCGTACCGAGCTTTTATTCGTGA
- the msuE gene encoding FMN reductase codes for MGKLNLVVVSGNLGSPSKTLALAEQIVDAIGRLTPIETNIHQLAELAPAIGPARHPGELGEAGKTALRAIETANILVAATPVYKGSYTGLFKHLFDFLDPKALNETPVILAATGGGEKHALIIEHQLRPLFGFFGAYTVPSGIYATERDFDGTRFSDPIVLERIETAARQAVHAAQALAARQRQARAA; via the coding sequence ATGGGCAAACTAAACCTCGTCGTGGTCTCGGGCAATCTGGGATCCCCATCAAAAACCCTCGCCCTGGCCGAACAGATCGTAGACGCCATCGGCCGGCTGACGCCGATAGAAACCAACATCCACCAACTGGCGGAACTGGCGCCGGCGATCGGTCCGGCCCGGCACCCCGGTGAATTGGGCGAGGCCGGAAAAACCGCACTACGCGCCATCGAAACGGCCAACATCCTGGTCGCGGCCACCCCTGTCTACAAAGGGTCTTACACCGGGCTGTTCAAGCATTTGTTCGACTTCCTCGATCCCAAAGCGCTCAACGAGACCCCGGTGATCCTCGCTGCGACCGGCGGCGGCGAAAAACATGCGCTCATCATCGAGCATCAGTTGCGGCCTCTGTTCGGCTTCTTCGGGGCGTATACCGTTCCCTCGGGCATTTACGCCACGGAGCGGGATTTCGATGGTACCCGCTTCTCAGATCCTATCGTGCTGGAACGCATCGAAACGGCCGCGCGTCAAGCCGTGCATGCCGCGCAGGCTCTCGCCGCAAGGCAACGGCAAGCCAGGGCTGCGTGA
- a CDS encoding histidine phosphatase family protein yields MTTFLLIRHGAHCLGGDIIAGRAPGVRLSPLGHEQARHMAERVAKLPVHAIYSSPAERTLETAQYLSDRIELPVQVLESLYEIDFGDWTGQPLEELRRNARFRFWNCFRSGTRIPGGEVMIETQTRIVADMLRLREQHGKGCIALVSHGDVIKAAVAYFLGVPLDLFTRIEIGLASVSIVSIDEQGPWVLGINNQGDDLFIPENL; encoded by the coding sequence ATGACCACCTTTCTCTTGATCCGCCACGGCGCGCATTGCCTCGGGGGAGACATCATCGCCGGCAGGGCGCCGGGTGTCCGGCTCAGCCCTCTAGGTCACGAACAAGCACGGCACATGGCGGAACGCGTAGCGAAGCTGCCCGTACATGCGATCTACTCCAGTCCGGCAGAGCGCACCCTGGAAACGGCCCAGTACCTTTCCGACCGCATCGAGCTTCCGGTCCAGGTGCTCGAAAGTCTCTATGAAATCGATTTCGGGGACTGGACCGGACAGCCCTTGGAAGAGCTTCGCAGGAACGCACGTTTCCGGTTCTGGAATTGTTTTCGCAGCGGCACGCGAATTCCGGGGGGCGAGGTCATGATCGAAACCCAAACGAGGATCGTGGCCGACATGCTGCGGCTTCGCGAGCAACATGGCAAAGGCTGCATCGCTCTGGTCAGCCACGGCGACGTCATCAAGGCCGCCGTCGCCTATTTCTTAGGCGTCCCCTTGGACCTCTTCACCCGCATCGAAATTGGCCTTGCTTCGGTCAGCATCGTCTCCATCGACGAGCAGGGTCCCTGGGTACTTGGCATAAACAATCAGGGAGACGATTTGTTTATCCCAGAAAACCTCTGA
- the sfnG gene encoding dimethylsulfone monooxygenase SfnG translates to MSQAFTVATSDTPVKFAYWVPNVSGGLVISKIEQRTRWDIDYNRKLAQIAEQNGFEYALSQIRFTAGYGAEYQHESVAFSHALLAATERLRVIAAVLPGPWHPAVLAKQIATIDQLTEGRIAVNIVSGWFKSEFHAIGEPWLEHDERYRRSEEFIRAIRGIWTQDNFTFLGDFYRFHDYSLKPKPLQSPHPEIFQGGSSRAARDMAARVSDWYFTNGNTVEGIKAQVDDIRDKAAQHGRTVKIGVNAFVIARDTEAEAREVLDEIIAKADPEAVKAFGHEVQQAGKASPEGEGNWAHSTFEDLVQYNDGFKTGLIGTPEQIAERIVALKSVGVDLVLTGFLHFQEEVEYFGKRVIPLVRQLEAGTLDRAVA, encoded by the coding sequence ATGAGCCAAGCATTTACCGTCGCCACATCCGATACTCCCGTCAAATTCGCCTACTGGGTCCCCAACGTCAGCGGCGGCCTGGTCATCAGCAAGATCGAACAGCGCACCCGCTGGGACATCGACTACAACCGTAAGCTGGCGCAAATAGCCGAACAGAACGGCTTCGAGTACGCGCTGAGCCAGATCCGCTTCACCGCGGGCTACGGCGCCGAGTATCAACACGAGTCGGTGGCCTTCTCCCACGCCCTGCTGGCCGCTACCGAACGCCTGCGGGTGATCGCCGCGGTTCTGCCGGGACCCTGGCATCCTGCCGTGCTCGCCAAACAGATCGCCACCATCGACCAGCTGACGGAAGGTCGTATCGCCGTCAATATCGTCAGCGGCTGGTTCAAAAGCGAATTTCACGCGATCGGCGAACCCTGGTTGGAACACGACGAGCGCTATCGCCGTTCCGAGGAGTTCATCCGCGCGATCCGCGGTATCTGGACCCAGGACAATTTCACCTTCCTCGGAGATTTCTACCGCTTTCACGACTATTCGCTGAAGCCCAAACCCTTGCAATCGCCGCATCCGGAAATCTTTCAGGGCGGCAGTTCCCGGGCGGCGCGTGATATGGCGGCAAGGGTGTCGGACTGGTATTTCACCAACGGAAACACGGTCGAAGGCATCAAGGCCCAGGTGGACGACATCCGCGACAAAGCGGCTCAGCACGGCCGCACCGTCAAGATTGGCGTCAACGCGTTCGTCATCGCCCGCGACACCGAAGCGGAGGCCCGCGAGGTGCTGGATGAGATCATCGCCAAGGCCGATCCGGAAGCGGTCAAGGCTTTCGGCCACGAAGTCCAGCAGGCCGGCAAGGCTTCACCGGAAGGCGAAGGCAATTGGGCTCATTCCACCTTCGAGGATCTCGTCCAGTACAACGACGGTTTCAAGACCGGTCTCATCGGAACGCCGGAGCAGATCGCCGAACGGATCGTGGCTTTGAAGTCGGTCGGGGTCGATCTGGTCTTGACGGGTTTCCTCCACTTCCAGGAAGAAGTCGAGTATTTCGGCAAACGGGTAATACCCTTGGTACGGCAACTGGAAGCCGGAACACTAGACAGAGCTGTCGCCTGA
- the ribA gene encoding GTP cyclohydrolase II, whose amino-acid sequence MPYDSIETALEAIRSGAFVVVMDDASRENTGFLVIGAEKITTKTMAFLLRHTRGIIYTALTDERLDALQLPKTSGIHGEARHAASAVSVDFNTAVDLGLSAADRSATVRALADPTIGPERFTRPGHVFPVRARRHGVLEHPGQAEAAVDLARLAGLYPAAALSTIAADDGSPVCGSALLAFAQEHWLPIVSVADLLAYRRRTERSIEHIAEARLPTSAGSFTAHVYRSLLDGSEHLALVKGQVRGEDNVLVRIHSECLTGDVFGSLRCDCGNQLKMALTQIERAGSGVLVYLRGHEGRGIGLAHKLRAYGLQDQGRDTVEANLDLGLPVDSRRYDVGAQILADLGVNTLRLMSNNPVKFAQLEDYGLKIVGRVPLEAAPNRENLVYLRTKSEKLGHWLNLDGWPLNAHNGANVPLSAE is encoded by the coding sequence ATGCCCTACGATTCCATCGAAACCGCCCTGGAAGCGATCCGTAGCGGAGCCTTCGTCGTCGTCATGGACGACGCTTCCCGCGAGAATACAGGCTTTCTCGTGATCGGTGCCGAAAAGATCACGACCAAGACCATGGCCTTTCTGCTTCGCCACACCCGCGGGATCATCTACACTGCTTTGACCGACGAACGCTTAGACGCTCTGCAGCTCCCGAAGACGAGCGGAATCCACGGTGAGGCGCGGCACGCCGCGAGCGCCGTATCGGTCGATTTCAACACGGCCGTCGACCTCGGCCTCTCCGCAGCCGACCGCAGTGCCACCGTGCGCGCCTTGGCCGACCCCACAATAGGGCCTGAACGTTTTACCCGCCCGGGCCATGTGTTTCCGGTACGAGCGAGGCGGCACGGCGTGCTGGAACATCCCGGTCAGGCCGAGGCCGCTGTGGATCTGGCTCGGCTCGCCGGCCTTTATCCCGCCGCGGCACTGAGCACGATCGCCGCCGACGACGGTAGCCCGGTGTGCGGTTCGGCGCTCCTAGCCTTCGCGCAAGAACACTGGTTGCCCATCGTGAGCGTCGCCGACCTCCTCGCCTATCGCCGACGCACCGAACGATCCATAGAACATATCGCCGAAGCGCGCCTGCCGACATCTGCCGGCTCGTTCACGGCGCATGTCTACCGCTCGCTCCTCGACGGATCGGAACATTTGGCTCTCGTTAAAGGACAAGTACGGGGTGAGGACAATGTTCTCGTGCGAATCCATTCCGAATGCCTGACTGGGGATGTATTCGGCTCGCTGCGCTGCGACTGCGGCAACCAGCTGAAAATGGCTCTGACCCAGATCGAGCGGGCCGGGAGCGGCGTGCTGGTCTACCTGCGCGGACACGAAGGCCGGGGGATCGGTCTGGCCCACAAACTTCGGGCCTATGGCCTGCAGGATCAGGGACGAGATACAGTGGAAGCCAATCTGGACCTCGGGTTGCCGGTCGATTCCCGCCGTTATGATGTGGGCGCCCAGATTCTCGCCGATCTGGGGGTAAATACCTTGCGCCTGATGAGCAATAACCCGGTCAAATTTGCCCAGCTTGAAGACTATGGCCTCAAGATCGTGGGACGGGTGCCTTTGGAGGCAGCACCCAATCGGGAGAACCTGGTCTACCTTCGGACCAAGTCGGAAAAGCTGGGACATTGGCTGAACTTGGACGGCTGGCCCCTGAACGCACACAACGGCGCGAACGTCCCCTTGTCGGCGGAATGA
- a CDS encoding sigma-54 interaction domain-containing protein, which produces MSLLSFPDPSAMALSIRASALVFEDPNSKKLLTRIRLLAPSDVNVLIIGETGTGKELVARHIHALSARRHGPFLAVNCGALSETLIESELFGHEKGAFTGAITTKRGWFEAASGGTLFLDEIGDLPQAMQVKLLRVLQEREVVRVGSHTPIPIDVRLIAATNVKLEEAVLAGRFREDLYYRLNVAALNLLPLRQRPGDIMPLARHFLRFYGQRLGCPETALSPDAEQALLQHSWPGNIRELENVIHHALLIARNRTITPTELNLSTLPLRERQTPAGTAPEDLDRVLESLCEKGGPDLYARIEHALFRAAYRHCNGNQLATARLLGLSRHVVRARLIQYGIVQRNEKELLSNSVKPSPAPSKSRRSLSNSGATPSLADWLTPETAKSEATQDWWGY; this is translated from the coding sequence ATGTCTTTACTCTCATTCCCCGACCCGTCCGCCATGGCGCTCTCGATCAGAGCGTCGGCGTTGGTCTTCGAAGATCCCAATTCCAAGAAACTACTAACCAGAATCCGGCTGCTCGCTCCGAGCGATGTGAATGTACTGATTATCGGCGAGACCGGAACCGGAAAAGAACTCGTCGCACGCCATATCCATGCCTTGAGCGCCAGAAGACACGGCCCTTTTCTGGCCGTCAACTGCGGCGCGTTGTCTGAAACGCTGATCGAAAGTGAGCTGTTCGGCCACGAAAAAGGCGCGTTCACCGGGGCCATCACCACCAAGCGGGGATGGTTCGAGGCCGCTTCCGGCGGCACCCTCTTCCTCGACGAAATCGGCGACTTGCCGCAAGCCATGCAGGTGAAATTGCTGCGGGTTCTACAAGAACGCGAGGTCGTTCGAGTGGGCTCTCACACACCTATTCCGATCGACGTGCGGCTGATTGCCGCGACCAATGTCAAGTTGGAAGAGGCCGTTTTAGCCGGGCGCTTCCGCGAAGACCTCTACTATCGCCTCAATGTCGCGGCGCTGAATTTGTTGCCGTTGCGTCAGAGGCCCGGCGACATCATGCCCTTGGCGCGCCATTTTCTGAGATTTTACGGACAGCGCCTGGGCTGCCCGGAAACTGCCCTTTCCCCGGATGCCGAACAGGCACTGCTGCAACATTCCTGGCCGGGCAACATCCGGGAGTTGGAGAATGTCATTCATCATGCGCTGTTGATCGCTCGCAATCGGACGATCACTCCGACCGAGCTGAACCTTTCGACCCTGCCGTTGCGCGAGCGTCAAACGCCTGCGGGTACCGCCCCGGAAGACTTGGACCGTGTGCTGGAATCACTGTGCGAAAAAGGCGGCCCGGATCTCTATGCTCGGATCGAACATGCGCTCTTTAGAGCGGCTTACCGGCATTGCAACGGCAACCAGTTGGCGACCGCTCGATTGCTCGGCCTCAGCCGCCACGTGGTTCGCGCCCGCTTGATTCAGTACGGGATTGTGCAGCGCAATGAAAAAGAACTGCTGTCCAATTCAGTCAAGCCCTCCCCAGCACCATCGAAGTCTCGAAGAAGTCTGTCGAATTCGGGAGCAACACCGTCGCTTGCGGACTGGCTGACACCGGAAACGGCCAAATCTGAAGCGACTCAGGATTGGTGGGGCTACTGA
- a CDS encoding OmpP1/FadL family transporter — translation MYTSPVSSSQTNRPDPRTWLIALGCALSPTAFALNTGTDLNLSLKPIAGGMAGAAYVRPQEVSAALFGNPATLTQFKGFNVGLGAALLEPEVDNFQSKNGFTNHSYSLARNYVVPDAALGGEVLPGFVLGAGIAVDSGLGADYRTHPINAGAGLGLGGNGAGGAATLPLLVELISFSANVGAAYEVTPDLSVGAALTVGVGFAQFGTSGTTSGLASLTGDFGGTTSSVHNISLRGSVGATYRLTPNVTIGASFKSPLRYNYHNVLATTVGGSQDYQSVRVEQPLEVAWGIAANITPQLLVEADALWKNWSNSSLYQDVWQDQFLALFGGQYTVGDWQFRAGYSYATPILRDEPHGTVGGFKGVGTVPLDTAVPGVLDRNDVIKVVQTTLGPVIWQHTLTAGVGYAFTPKFRVDAFAAYAFEESASRDTLALGHYRAEAAEWALGLGANFKF, via the coding sequence ATGTACACCAGTCCAGTTTCCTCCTCCCAGACGAACCGACCGGATCCGAGAACCTGGTTAATCGCGCTCGGCTGCGCCCTTTCTCCCACAGCTTTTGCGCTCAATACCGGTACCGACCTGAATTTGAGCCTGAAGCCGATCGCCGGGGGTATGGCGGGCGCTGCCTACGTCCGACCGCAAGAAGTGTCGGCGGCGCTTTTCGGCAATCCCGCCACTCTGACTCAATTCAAGGGGTTCAACGTCGGACTGGGCGCCGCGCTCTTGGAACCCGAGGTCGACAACTTTCAGAGCAAGAACGGTTTCACCAACCACTCGTACAGCCTCGCCCGGAACTATGTGGTGCCGGACGCCGCCTTGGGTGGAGAAGTTCTTCCGGGATTCGTGCTCGGAGCGGGAATTGCGGTCGATTCCGGGCTCGGGGCGGATTATCGCACTCACCCGATCAACGCAGGTGCCGGTCTCGGACTCGGCGGAAACGGCGCCGGCGGAGCTGCGACACTCCCGCTGCTCGTGGAATTGATCTCGTTCAGCGCCAACGTGGGAGCCGCCTACGAAGTAACACCGGATCTGTCGGTTGGTGCGGCGTTAACCGTAGGCGTCGGTTTCGCCCAGTTCGGCACCAGCGGAACCACTTCCGGTCTCGCCAGCTTGACCGGCGATTTCGGGGGGACCACGTCCAGCGTGCACAACATTTCGCTGCGCGGCTCCGTCGGCGCCACCTACCGGCTTACGCCTAACGTGACGATCGGCGCCTCGTTCAAAAGCCCACTTCGGTACAACTATCACAATGTACTGGCGACCACGGTGGGCGGAAGCCAGGACTACCAATCCGTCAGGGTCGAACAGCCCCTGGAAGTGGCCTGGGGCATAGCAGCCAACATCACGCCTCAGCTCCTGGTGGAAGCGGACGCGCTCTGGAAAAACTGGTCGAATTCGTCGCTGTACCAAGATGTCTGGCAGGACCAGTTTCTGGCTCTTTTCGGCGGGCAATACACCGTGGGCGACTGGCAATTCCGGGCCGGGTACAGCTACGCCACCCCGATACTTCGCGACGAGCCGCACGGTACGGTAGGCGGATTCAAAGGCGTCGGCACGGTGCCGTTGGATACCGCCGTGCCCGGCGTGCTCGACAGAAACGATGTCATCAAGGTCGTACAGACCACCCTCGGCCCCGTGATCTGGCAACACACTCTGACCGCGGGCGTAGGTTACGCCTTCACGCCAAAGTTCAGAGTGGACGCTTTCGCCGCCTACGCCTTCGAAGAATCCGCAAGCCGCGACACGCTTGCATTGGGACATTACCGGGCCGAGGCCGCCGAATGGGCGTTAGGACTGGGCGCCAATTTCAAGTTCTAA
- a CDS encoding acyl-CoA dehydrogenase family protein has product MSTPDYEKIRADIRKLVDEVIRSNAEKVDEQGLFPRENLNALARAGWNGVLIPEEYGGLGLDHVAFSIVAEEIGRACASTGLVYVMHTGAAQTINLFGNHDQKLRWLKPAREGLIGTYSTSEKATGGHWWFNLSEAARDGDEYYRLNAEKSFTTSAGQADYYVFQTRSPGAKSATDITFFIVDSKLEGIQAGRWEALGVRGNHSGPLRYDNVRVHKRDRLGEEGQGKDIVYHGVSPVYLIGLGAVWHGVARAALEKATEHLTNTIHRDFNRKLSDYQVLRQQLAEAKVLVESLRPWQFELARQLDQLQAAGEPQGKILLPLTEFKVHASEVANISARNALDVSGGYGYKKGPLERIFRDARAGIGMGPSNNIAREWIGKSLVGLPLELFEQGGE; this is encoded by the coding sequence ATGTCCACACCCGATTACGAAAAGATCCGAGCCGATATCCGCAAGCTGGTCGACGAAGTCATCCGCTCCAACGCGGAAAAGGTCGACGAGCAGGGTTTGTTTCCGAGAGAGAACCTCAATGCGCTCGCCAGAGCCGGCTGGAACGGCGTTCTGATTCCGGAAGAGTATGGCGGCCTCGGCTTGGACCATGTGGCGTTCTCCATCGTTGCCGAGGAAATCGGCCGGGCCTGCGCCTCGACCGGGCTGGTCTACGTGATGCACACGGGCGCCGCTCAGACCATCAATCTCTTCGGTAATCACGATCAGAAACTACGCTGGCTGAAACCGGCGCGCGAAGGTCTGATCGGGACCTATTCCACCAGCGAAAAAGCCACAGGCGGCCATTGGTGGTTCAATCTGAGCGAGGCCGCGCGCGACGGTGACGAGTATTACCGGCTCAATGCCGAGAAATCCTTTACCACCAGCGCGGGCCAGGCCGATTACTACGTGTTCCAGACCCGCTCGCCCGGAGCCAAAAGCGCTACCGACATCACCTTCTTCATTGTCGACTCCAAGCTCGAAGGCATTCAGGCCGGGCGCTGGGAAGCCCTCGGGGTACGAGGCAATCACAGCGGACCGCTGCGTTACGACAACGTACGCGTCCACAAGCGCGACCGCCTGGGCGAAGAAGGCCAGGGTAAAGACATCGTTTACCACGGCGTCTCGCCGGTCTATCTGATCGGTCTAGGCGCGGTCTGGCATGGCGTCGCCCGCGCCGCCCTGGAAAAGGCGACGGAACACCTGACCAACACGATCCACCGGGACTTCAATCGCAAATTGTCGGACTACCAGGTGCTGCGTCAGCAGCTCGCGGAAGCCAAGGTCTTGGTGGAAAGCCTAAGACCCTGGCAGTTCGAGTTGGCGAGGCAGCTGGACCAGCTCCAGGCGGCCGGAGAACCGCAAGGCAAGATCCTACTTCCCTTGACCGAATTCAAGGTGCATGCGTCGGAAGTCGCCAACATCTCGGCCCGTAACGCGCTCGATGTCAGCGGTGGCTACGGCTACAAGAAAGGTCCTCTGGAACGCATATTCCGGGATGCCCGTGCCGGCATCGGCATGGGGCCTTCCAACAACATCGCCCGTGAATGGATCGGCAAATCCCTAGTCGGACTGCCTCTCGAGTTGTTCGAGCAAGGCGGCGAGTGA
- a CDS encoding OsmC family protein, translating into MSQNALKQALERTIGVVSNDPAKARLLFRTRSRLLDGVRCSAEVRDFPPIVVDEPAELGGSNAGPNPVELVLVALATCQEIMYAAYAAVLGIPLEAVEVNVKGELDVRGLFGLDESVPAGYRKVSFETVIKSPADLATIRDLVARVEAHCPVLDTLIRPVEVAGTVTVNGTLLNTPVNHAV; encoded by the coding sequence ATGTCACAGAATGCATTGAAACAGGCGTTGGAAAGAACGATCGGCGTCGTGAGCAACGATCCGGCGAAGGCCCGCTTGCTGTTTCGGACAAGGAGCCGGCTGCTCGACGGGGTACGTTGCTCCGCCGAAGTACGGGACTTTCCACCCATCGTCGTCGACGAACCCGCTGAGCTCGGCGGAAGCAACGCCGGCCCCAATCCCGTGGAACTCGTCTTGGTCGCCCTCGCGACCTGCCAGGAAATCATGTACGCCGCTTACGCCGCGGTGTTGGGCATTCCCCTGGAAGCCGTGGAAGTCAACGTCAAAGGGGAACTCGACGTCCGTGGGCTGTTCGGCCTCGACGAGTCCGTGCCGGCCGGCTATCGAAAAGTCAGTTTCGAAACGGTTATCAAGAGCCCCGCGGATTTGGCGACGATACGGGATCTGGTCGCACGCGTGGAAGCGCACTGCCCGGTATTGGACACCTTGATCCGTCCCGTCGAAGTCGCCGGTACCGTCACCGTCAACGGCACATTACTGAATACGCCGGTCAATCATGCCGTTTAG